A genomic region of Cannabis sativa cultivar Pink pepper isolate KNU-18-1 chromosome 1, ASM2916894v1, whole genome shotgun sequence contains the following coding sequences:
- the LOC115704801 gene encoding AT-hook motif nuclear-localized protein 22: MDPIAAAHGRPLPPPFLARDLHLHHPHHQFQQHHQHQQQNSEDEQNSSGGGGGGLNHRGGGMKRDRDENNAIEGKDLLVSPGSGGGGSGGDSEITRRPRGRPAGSKNKPKPPIIITRDSANALRSHVMEIANSCDIMESMSAFARRRQRGICILSGSGTVTNVTLRQPASPGAVVTLHGRFEILSLSGSFLPPPAPPAASGLTIYLAGGQGQVVGGSVVGPLMASGPVVIMAASFGNAAYERLPLEEDEGQVSIPGGSGGMESPGIGGAGSGGGQQQPSQSQQLLQDPNPSLFHNNVPQNLLNSCQLTSDQGYWGTPRPPY, from the coding sequence atgGATCCAATTGCTGCTGCTCATGGCCGTCCACTACCGCCTCCTTTCTTAGCAAGAGATCTTCATCTCCACCATCCCCACCACCAATTCCAACAGCACCACCAACATCAGCAACAAAATTCTGAGGACGAACAAAACAGCAGTGGTGGAGGCGGTGGCGGTTTAAACCACCGCGGAGGAGGAATGAAAAGGGACAGAGACGAAAACAACGCCATTGAAGGGAAAGACTTATTAGTCTCCCCCGGTAGTGGCGGAGGAGGATCAGGTGGAGATTCAGAGATCACTAGAAGACCCCGGGGACGTCCAgcgggatcgaagaacaagcCGAAACCCCCAATCATCATAACCCGAGACAGCGCCAACGCCCTCCGATCCCACGTTATGGAAATCGCCAACAGCTGTGACATCATGGAAAGCATGTCCGCCTTCGCTCGCCGCCGCCAGCGCGGGATTTGCATCCTCAGCGGCAGCGGAACTGTTACTAATGTCACACTAAGGCAACCGGCTTCTCCTGGAGCCGTGGTGACCTTACATGGAAGGTTTGAGATTCTTTCCCTATCGGGATCTTTTCTCCCACCGCCTGCTCCACCGGCAGCTTCTGGGTTGACTATTTACTTGGCTGGGGGACAAGGCCAGGTGGTGGGTGGGAGTGTTGTGGGCCCACTCATGGCTTCGGGTCCGGTTGTTATTATGGCGGCTTCGTTTGGTAATGCTGCGTATGAGAGGCTTCCACTTGAGGAAGATGAAGGACAGGTTTCGATTCCCGGTGGAAGCGGAGGAATGGAATCGCCTGGAATCGGAGGAGCTGGATCGGGAGGAGGACAACAGCAGCCATCTCAGTCTCAGCAACTATTGCAAGATCCAAACCCTTCTCTATTCCATAATAACGTGCCTCAGAATTTGTTGAATTCATGCCAATTGACTTCGGATCAGGGCTACTGGGGAACACCTAGACCACCTTAttaa